A window of the Gossypium hirsutum isolate 1008001.06 chromosome A05, Gossypium_hirsutum_v2.1, whole genome shotgun sequence genome harbors these coding sequences:
- the LOC107959846 gene encoding 2-methylene-furan-3-one reductase-like — protein MASSAATLPSKMKAWTYPEYGKSSDVLKLQSDVVVPQPRDDQVLLQVVAAGINPIDFKRMLGMFKNIDSPLPIIPGYDVAGVVVKVGSQVKKFKEGDQVYGDINEKAVDHPTQFGTIAEFTVVAEKLLALKPKNLSFVEAASLPLVIETAYEGLERCHFSAGKSILVLGGAGGVGTMIIQLAKQVYGASKIAATASTGKLDLLKSLGADLPIDYTNQNFEDLPEKFDVVYDAVGQCERAVKAVKEGGDVVTIYGAVVPPATTFMLTSNGAILEKLEPFLESGKVKPMIDPNGIFPFSETPQAFAYLETGRVTGKVVISIIP, from the exons ATGGCTTCAAGTGCTGCAACCCTTCCATCTAAAATGAAAGCATGGACTTACCCTGAGTACGGAAAATCATCTGATGTTCTGAAACTACAATCCGATGTTGTTGTTCCCCAACCCAGGGATGATCAAGTTCTTCTCCAAGTCGTAGCTGCTGGGATTAACCCCATTGATTTCAAAAGAATGCTTGGAATGTTCAAAAACATTGATTCCCCTTTACCC ATCATTCCAGGGTATGATGTAGCAGGCGTGGTGGTGAAAGTGGGGAGCCAAGTTAAGAAATTCAAGGAAGGGGATCAGGTGTATGGAGATATAAATGAAAAGGCCGTGGATCACCCAACACAATTTGGCACTATAGCTGAATTCACTGTTGTTGCAGAGAAGCTGTTGGctttaaaacccaaaaatctcAGCTTTGTTGAAGCTGCAAGCCTGCCTTTAGTCATTGAGACTGCCTATGAAGGCCTTGAACGATGCCATTTTTCTGCTGGTAAATCTATCCTTGTCTTGGGCGGTGCTGGCGGCGTTGGCACCATGATTATTCAG CTAGCTAAGCAAGTCTATGGAGCATCCAAAATAGCAGCCACAGCAAGTACCGGGAAACTGGATTTGCTGAAGAGCTTGGGGGCTGATTTGCCTATTGACTACACTAATCAAAACTTTGAAGATCTGCCTGAGAAATTCGATGTAGTATACGATGCAGTCG GGCAATGTGAGAGGGCAGTGAAGGCAGTGAAAGAAGGTGGGGATGTAGTGACAATATATGGAGCGGTAGTTCCACCAGCAACAACATTCATGCTCACATCAAATGGAGCAATTTTAGAGAAATTGGAGCCTTTCTTGGAGAGTGGGAAAGTTAAGCCAATGATCGATCCCAATGGCATATTTCCCTTTTCTGAAACTCCACAAGCCTTTGCTTACCTTGAAACCGGCCGAGTTACCGGGAAAGTGGTCATTTCTATAATCCCATGa